CGGGCGAGTCTGGAATCCCGAAGCGGCCATCGAGTGCGACGCGGTCGCCCTCGTGGACCTCGATGGGACGGAGGCGGGCGTCGGCGGCGTCGCCGCTCGTCGGTGACCACAGCCCCTCGTAGACGTATCGGTAGTACGTCCGGTTCGGGTAGGCGTCGACGACCGCGAACTGGCGTTCGGCCACCGCGTAGACGGTGTCCCCCGCGAAGTCGGGGTCGTTGCGAAGCGTCTGGAACGGATGGCTGAGCCAGTCGCCGTACGGCGTCGGGAGGAAGACGACCGCGTTCTCGACGGAGCGGTTTTCGAACGGCTGGTAGGCCCGTTCGTACTCGGCGGTGACGTTGCGGTTGCGGTCGAGCGGTTCGTCGATCGCGGTCGCCGTTGCGCCCGCGAGCCCCGCGCTCACAACGAGCAGGCAGACCGCGACGACCGCCCGGGCCTGTCGGGCGTCGAGGTGGTCTCGCGCCGCTCGCCGGAGACCGAGCGTCCCCCGAACACCGGTGTACGCCGCAAACGCCGCCACCGGAACGAGCAGGTCGAAGTGGTAGTACGGTCCCAGAAACGCGAGCAGCCCGTCACCCGGCGATTCGAGCGCGCCGAGCACGTTCAGGTTCCCCCAGAAGAAGACGTTGCCGACCGGAATCGACACGAACAGGCCGGCGAGCACCGCCGTTCGAGCGTTCCGTTGCTCTCGCGGAACGCCAAGCGCCAGCGCCGTCCCCAGCGCCGCGAGCACCGTCCCGAGCACCCCGGCGACGGCCCACCGACCGAAAAACGCCGCGAGCACCCGGGCGTTGGCTCGCAGCCCGAGTTGCGGCGTGTACTGTTCGCTGTGGCCGAGGATCGCCCGCTTTCCGAACCCGATACCGTCGAGGGGGGCGAACGCCGCGTAGGGGAAGGTGAACGGATCGCCGGTGACGACGACGTTGTATCCGAGCGCGACGAGCACTCCGAGACAGCCGCCGGCAGCGGTGAGGACGTTCCTGAAAACGGTGCGACGACTCTCCTGAAGCGTCCAGAGCGCGTGGACGACGAACGGTATCGCGAACAACACGGCGGTGTAGGGCCGCGAAAAGAAGGCGACGCCGATGGCGAGTCCCGCTATCGCCGCCAGCGGTCGACTCCCGGTGCGGTCGGCCCGGAGATACGCCGCCGCGAACAGCAGGTTCCACGCCGTCGTCGGCGCGTACGCCAGGAACACCGACGACGTGACGAGGAAGAGTGGCGAGAACAGGAGCAATCCGCCGGCGAGCAGCCCGACGACATGGGCGAATTTCCGGCCTTCGTGACGGAACGCCTCGCTGACGACGACTGCCGTCAGCCAGACGTTCGCCGCCGCGATGGCGACGAGCGCGAGGCGGAAATCACCGAGCAGTTGTCCGACGGCGAACATCGCCGCCGCCACGGGGGCGTACTTCGGGTAGAGCCCCTGTTCGCTATCGACGAAAAACCACGGTCGAAACGCCTCCCGTACTGGTGGATCGAGGAACAGCTGCCCGTCGAGCAGCATGCTGGCCTGCTGGAGATACACTCCCTCGTCGTGGTTCAGCGAGAGGTATGGAAAGACGCTCGTCGAAACGATCCAGATGA
The Halococcus salifodinae DSM 8989 genome window above contains:
- a CDS encoding ArnT family glycosyltransferase, coding for MDGGHVRERLDRHRFGLAAAGLALVGAVVIWIVSTSVFPYLSLNHDEGVYLQQASMLLDGQLFLDPPVREAFRPWFFVDSEQGLYPKYAPVAAAMFAVGQLLGDFRLALVAIAAANVWLTAVVVSEAFRHEGRKFAHVVGLLAGGLLLFSPLFLVTSSVFLAYAPTTAWNLLFAAAYLRADRTGSRPLAAIAGLAIGVAFFSRPYTAVLFAIPFVVHALWTLQESRRTVFRNVLTAAGGCLGVLVALGYNVVVTGDPFTFPYAAFAPLDGIGFGKRAILGHSEQYTPQLGLRANARVLAAFFGRWAVAGVLGTVLAALGTALALGVPREQRNARTAVLAGLFVSIPVGNVFFWGNLNVLGALESPGDGLLAFLGPYYHFDLLVPVAAFAAYTGVRGTLGLRRAARDHLDARQARAVVAVCLLVVSAGLAGATATAIDEPLDRNRNVTAEYERAYQPFENRSVENAVVFLPTPYGDWLSHPFQTLRNDPDFAGDTVYAVAERQFAVVDAYPNRTYYRYVYEGLWSPTSGDAADARLRPIEVHEGDRVALDGRFGIPDSPESVSVRLANGNEQAYYAGSPANGSLDLGLVADERARLTGNVTAVNGSAVSLEGQDSLTLSVFVNEGPAGGFGYRLVMPLDGGRNGLRVLPPTTEVCPDFRCGGGRGTVGATPPGVFVETGLTTRTANGSATSEG